AATGTTAATCCGGAACTTTTCAAATTAGAAAATGTCTTTCTGTTACCTCATATCGGAAGTGCAACAATTGAAGCGCGGAGCGCGATTGCAGAACTTTGTATAAAAAATGTAATTGCAGTATTGGGTGGAAATAAGCCAATAACTCCAGTCAATCTAAATTGAATCTAGCTGCCATAATAACTATTTTGCATTCAAAATAAATCGTGAGTTTTATGAGAATCGGTATACCGAAAGAGACTTTTCGCGGCGAAAAGAGAATTGCGTTAGCCCCGGCAGGAGTTCATACGCTTGTTAAAGCCGGTCATTCAGTCTTTATTGAAGCTGGTGCAGGCAAAGAGAGTCACTTCACCGATGAGGGTTTCCAAAAACTTGGCGCTAACATAGTTTATAATGCCGAAGAAGTTTATCAGCGAGCAGAAACAATTGTTAAAATTGCTCCTCTTTCGGAAGCCGAAGTTGACCTTCTTCAAGATGAACAGACGGTTTTTTCATTTCTTCATTTGGCGGTCGGCAAAAAAAACATAATCGAAAAACTTCTTAAGAAAAAAGTTACAGCAATCGCTTATGAATTGATCGAAAAAGATGAACACCTTCCGATCTTACAATCAATGAGTGAAATAGCGGGACAACTTGCAGTACAAGTGGGAGAGAGATTTTTAGGAAGCGATGTTCCAAACAGCCGCGGTATTCTTATGGGCGGCATAACTGGAGTTTCACCTGCCGCAGTTGTGATCCTTGGTGCCGGAGTTGTTGGTTTTAACGCGGCACGTGCTGCCTTTGCAAGAGGAGCGCATGTTATTGTCTTGGATAAAGATCTAAGAAGACTAAGACGGATCGGTAATGAGATTTCGAAAAATATTACAACGGTCGCCGCAAATCCATATACTCTTGCACGCGGAGCTAAATTTGCCGATCTCCTTATCGGTGCTGTTCAGATGAAAGCGGAAAAAGCACCGCACTTAATTACTGAAGAGATGGTTAAAACGATGAAGAAAGGAGCTGTAATTGTTGATGTATCGATTGATCAAGGCGGATGTATTGAAACAAGCAGACCAACTTCAGTATCCGACCCCGTTTATGTTCAACATGATGTAATTCATTACTGCGTTCCTAATATTCCTGCTCTCGTTTCCCGAACTGCAAGTTATGGATTAACAAATGCTTCGATGGAATATATTCTTGAAATTGCGGATCACGGTTTGTCGAATGCATTACTCGGCGATGCGGGATTGGCAAAAGGTGTTTGTACTTATAATGGGTTTTGTTCAAATGAAAACATTGCTGAAGCGTTTAATATCGAATACAGGCGTCTTCACATATTTTCAACTAATTGAGATTTTAAAATGACACTCG
The sequence above is drawn from the Ignavibacteriales bacterium genome and encodes:
- a CDS encoding alanine dehydrogenase, producing the protein MRIGIPKETFRGEKRIALAPAGVHTLVKAGHSVFIEAGAGKESHFTDEGFQKLGANIVYNAEEVYQRAETIVKIAPLSEAEVDLLQDEQTVFSFLHLAVGKKNIIEKLLKKKVTAIAYELIEKDEHLPILQSMSEIAGQLAVQVGERFLGSDVPNSRGILMGGITGVSPAAVVILGAGVVGFNAARAAFARGAHVIVLDKDLRRLRRIGNEISKNITTVAANPYTLARGAKFADLLIGAVQMKAEKAPHLITEEMVKTMKKGAVIVDVSIDQGGCIETSRPTSVSDPVYVQHDVIHYCVPNIPALVSRTASYGLTNASMEYILEIADHGLSNALLGDAGLAKGVCTYNGFCSNENIAEAFNIEYRRLHIFSTN